TTTATCCCGTTCCAAGGAAGAATTCCCATAAAGGGGAAAACGGTACCGTGCTCACAATAGGAGGCGGGCCGTATACGGGTGCTCCTGCCCTGGCTGCAATGGCCGCATTGAGAACGGGCTCAGATCTTTCATTTGTTTTCGTTCCGGAAAAGATATGGAAAGTGGTTGCATCATTCTCGCCGGACATTATTGCAATGCCTTTGGAGGGAAATTTTTTGCATACAGGACATGTACCATCAATAAAAAAATTTCTTGGAAAGACAGATGCAGTAGTCATAGGGCCCGGGCTTGGCAGCGAGGACGAAACGAAAGAAGCCATTGATGACATAATAAGCCAATGCATGTCATTGAACAAAAGCATGGTTGTTGATGCCGATGCCATACAGGTATTCGGGGAAAGAAAATGCAACGGCAATGTTGTAATAACACCCCATGCCGGAGAATTCAAAGAGCTGACGGGCGTAACGCTGCCTCATAAATTGGAAAAAAGAAAAGAAATTGTAAGGAAAGAAGCAAAAAAGAGGAACTGCACCATATTGCTTAAAGGGGCGGTGGACCTAATAAGCGATGGAAATGCCGTAAAAATAAACAATACACATAATGAAGCAATGACGGTCGGCGGCACCGGAGATGTGTTATCAGGCATAGTTGGCTCTCTTTTATCAAAGAATGTTCCTTCATACAACGCTGCGAGAATCGGTGCCTTTGTAAATGGAACGGCTGGGAATTTTGCGTTCGAGAAAAAAGGTTACGGAATGACAGCAACCGATTTGCTTGAGGAAATACCTGAAGTGTTGATGAATTATCTGCCATGAAATAGAACGCCCTGTCATCAAATCGTGATTTTTGGGCATAGATAGTTTTATAAATCAATATCTTATTAGTCGATGTAATAACGGGAGGTAAAAATGAGAGAGATACTAAAATTAATAGTAGGTCTTTCTAGAGTTGACGGAACGTTGAAGGGAATAACAAAAAATATTGTTAGGCTTTTTGTTGCAATATTATTATTAACCTCAATATTTCCTTTGCCATTACTGCAGGCAGCACCCCCTCCATACATCACCCTCACATTTCCCAACGGTGGCGAAACGTTATTGGCAGGCGAATACTATACAATAAAATGGCACATTTCAAGTGATTTTCCGTATCCGAGTGCTTACATAAAGTTTTATTATTCTACAGATGGCGGAGAAAATTATACCTTGATAGATTGTATCTCGGGAGTATTTATGGGCGAGCCAGGCTATACGTGGAGAGTGCCTAACATTATTTCAGAAAATTGTAAAATTAAAGTATCATTGTTAAGTGCTTGCAGCGGCTCATTCATTCAATTTTATGGCAGCGATGAGAGTGATGAAAATTTCACCATCGCATATGACCAACTCTACTTCGTTAAGGATGGAGACATAAAGTTATGGCTGCCCGGTGGAGAGGAAACAACTCTTATTCACTTGCCGGAAACTTCTGCATTTTATCCATCTGCAACACCTGCTGGAGAACTGTTAGCTTTTGTCCAGGTGGAGGAAGACTATTATAAAGGGCCAGTATGGAACACATCTGAAATCTGGATAGCAAGCTATGAAATGGAAAGTTGGAGGAGAATCACAACCAATGATCTTGTGGATATTGATCCGGCAATTTCTCCAGATGGCACAAAAGTCGTATTCTCAAGGTTTGACGAAACGGGACAATTCTCAAACCTTTATCTTTACACGCGTGATCCCTTTGGCTCGCATTTAACACAGCTAACTTCTGGTAGCCATCAAGATAGGGAGGCATGTTTCTCTCCAGATGGCACAAAGATAGTTTTTTCTTCCAATCGTGGTGGAAAATTCCAGCTTTATACCCTCAATGTAGAAAATCCTGAAAGCATAAGGCAAGCTTTGCCAGGTGTAACACCCTATACCACCAGAGATCAAAGAAATCCGGATTGGTCTCCCGATGGAAAATGGTTTGCCTGCTCAATGGAATGGGGTTACCAGTCAGATATATTCATGGCCGATGCATGGGGTTCTATCAACACTAGGCGGGTGTTTCAACTGACCAACACTCCTGAAGATGAGATTTTTCCTGCTTGGCGTCCCGATACTTCAGCGATAGCTTATGTCAAAAGATTACCGGCGCCCGATGCATATTCTTATGAACTCTGGTCAATGAATGTGCGTAGTGATAGTACGGTGGAAGTTACTGATGAGACGAAATTAACAGATTTGGGTCTGACGCCGATGGGGACAGAACCGCCTGGAAACCCTTGCTGGAGAAGACTAGAGGGTTTACGGATTATTGAAGGGGAACTTGAGGGAAGGGTGAACCAATACGTGGACATGACTGTGGAAGCGTTCGGTGGCATACCTCCTTATACATGGGGTATAAGCGGCACACTGCCGGATGAACTGTATTTCAGCGACGGGAGATTTTATGGCACCCCTGCAGAAGCGGTGAAAGATACCCATGTTATACTCAATGTTTCTGATAGCATAGGACTTCATACAAAAAAGACATTCGACATTACCATCAGACCAGAGCATGATCTAGAGCTTTTAACCACAGACAGGTTTCTTCCCCCAGCAGTTGTGGGAGATTCATATAGTGCCTCTGTTAGATTTAAAGGCGGACTTTCACCTTACGAGGTGACGGTTGAATCTGCAATTGTGGGCAGAGACCTTCCTGAAAATTTGGTAGTAACCAACTCAACTTCTGGGGACATATTTACAGTGTGGCTTACTGCAGGAGCTGGCGGTTTTCCTGCTGGCAGATACAGGGTAAAGGTACAGGTTATTGATGATTTCGGCGACGTGGCTGCTGGTTTCTATGACTTCAATGTCGTAAACATAAGTTATTGGAATGTGAGGGATGTGTTTGGTGAGCAATTCATTGTTGGCGTAGAAGGGCTGCCAGAGGAATCGTTTGAATCCCTCGCTGACATGATTGACATTTCACTTGAGGGACGAGGAATTGAGCAGAGCTTTTCCATTGATGACATGTACACAACTCACCCCACCGTTGGACAGACATATCATACGTTCGTGTTGCCGTATCCCAATAATTTTGATGCGTGGGAAAGCGTCTTTAATCCAGATGAATCGACCCTTATCGGAACACTAAAGGTCGCTCTTACGGCGGATGGCGCTACAGCAACTGCCACCCATGGATTCCCCATCCATCGATACATGTTTCGCAGGAATAACGGCTTTAGCTTTGGCAATTTTCATACAAGCGGAATTTCATGGTCTAATTTCGTGGAATTCTTTGGCGACTGGGAATGTTGTTATTTCGGAAGTGAAGATATGCCCCGGCTTATTCCTTCAATAATTTGGGCAGCAGGAAGAGGATCAATGTCAAAAGGAATGTGCTTTGGAATGAGTATGTCCGCCAACAATATTGCTGAAGATGTGGCACGCGCCCGCTGGGAGGACCATCCCAACTTGGTTCATTCACAGGAAAAATATAGAGAGTTGGCTGAACCAGATGAATTTTTAGATGAGTACATAGAAAAACAACACTGGTGGCAATTGAGTATGGAATTTATAAGGATGTGGGCATTTAAAATTGCTCATAACTATGGGGAATGGGGGGAGGCCGTCGTTGACGATGTAGAAAGTTATGTTGATAGTGTGGAGAGGGGAGAAAATCCTGACCCCCTTATACTTTGCATGAGTTATCATAAAAAGGGGCATACAGTAGTTCCATATGCAATAGAATATTTACCAGATGGCAGGGCATTGATAAGAGTATATGACCCAAATAAACCTTTTAGATACGATGAAACATCTGATGGCAACAGTTCAATTTACGTTGATTTAAGTCAGGATAATGCCTGGACATTTTTTATGGGATATGATAGCGATGGAAATGAAATAATATGGAA
This region of Candidatus Thermoplasmatota archaeon genomic DNA includes:
- a CDS encoding NAD(P)H-hydrate dehydratase yields the protein MHPMEVKVLDINSAFYGVPPEKLMENAGKAVADIVIKKFRFKKCTVICGSGNNGGDGLVSACYLSKKCHVEIIMVEEAKSSLSRKNLRRAKKLGIPVHKYGDKNLDEAIRKSDLIIDAMLGIGISGDLREPYSLIVKKINDARIPVISVDIPTGLGGKISIKPDVTVTFHDKKDGMTEKNSGKIVVRDIGVPEAAVGSVGPGDMIFYPVPRKNSHKGENGTVLTIGGGPYTGAPALAAMAALRTGSDLSFVFVPEKIWKVVASFSPDIIAMPLEGNFLHTGHVPSIKKFLGKTDAVVIGPGLGSEDETKEAIDDIISQCMSLNKSMVVDADAIQVFGERKCNGNVVITPHAGEFKELTGVTLPHKLEKRKEIVRKEAKKRNCTILLKGAVDLISDGNAVKINNTHNEAMTVGGTGDVLSGIVGSLLSKNVPSYNAARIGAFVNGTAGNFAFEKKGYGMTATDLLEEIPEVLMNYLP